GATTACTCTGTGGCCTTTCCCTTATGATGCCGTGAAGAAGCACTCCGACCGGGGCGCCAAGCTGTTGGTGGTTGAAGACAGTCTGGGGCAATTGATCGAAGATGTTCGCCTGGCTGTGGGTGCTGATAGGCCTGTCTCACAGGTGACAGTGCTCGACCGGCACAACCCGACTTTCAGCGGCATGATCATGCCCGATGTCGTTCTGGAGAAAGCGAGGAAGCTACTATGAATCGGGAGGTAAATGCCGTGAACAAGGAAATCGTGAGCGCTCCCCCAAAGATGCGTTTGATCATACCCGGCGGTCTGGGTCCGAATATTTGCCCGGGGTGCGGACACTTTCTGGTAACTAAAATTATTTGCGAAGTTATAGAGGAGATGGGCATTGGTGACCGAACCATGCATGCGTTGGGTGCGGGATGTGCCTCGATCGCTTCACTCTATATTAAGAATGACTGGGCGGGGTGCAGCCATGGCAGTGCTCCGGCAGTGGCTACCGGTATAAAGCGGGTGCATCCTAATGCAGTAGTTTATACCGTCCAGGGCGATGGAGATGCAGTGGCTATCGGGGCCGGTGCCTTGATCAACGCCGCAGCCCGTGGCGAAAAGATTACGGTATTGATGCTCAACAATACCCAATACGGAACCACCGGCGGTCAAATGGGGCCTACCACTCTGGACGGACAGGTAACCACAACAAGCCCGTTGGGCCGCAATCCGAGCATCGAGGGCCATCCCCTCCGTGCGGCGGAAATGATCGCAACGATCAGGAGCGCAGCTTATAGTGCGCGTGGCGCTGTAAACAGCCCCAAGAACTTCCAGCTTACTAAGAAATATCTCAAGACCGCGTTTCAAAGTCAGATAGATAATAAGGGGTTCTCCTTCCTTGAAATCATCACCCAGTGCCCTACCAACTGGCATATGAAACCCCCGCAGTCTGCCAAATATGTGGAAGAGAAGGTGATACCGGAATTCCCCCTTGGCGAATTCAAGAACACAAGTAGCTCCAATTAATAGAGCAAAGGGAGTATTGGAGATGAGTGGTAAAATTATGGCGAAAAACGGTTCCAAGCGAAAAGATGTAGTGATGGCCGGTCTCGGTGGGAGCGGTGTGTTGCTGGTCGGGGAAACCCTGCTGCACGCGGCGGAACCTTTATATGAGTACGTGACCTATTTCCCGTCGTATGGGACCGCAATGCGGGGCGGAGCGGTTGAGTGCAGCGTGGTTCTTTCTAATGAGCGGATCGGGTCACCGATGCTTCCGCTGGCCGATGTGGTGGTGATCTTTGACGCTGCCCGGCTAAAGGAGTTCGAAGGACGGGTGCGCCCCGGAGGACAGTTGCTTCTGGAAAACACCAATGTTACCGAGGAGCCCACGAGAACCGATATCAAAATATTGAGGATCCCGGCTCGGGAGATTTCCGCTGGTCTGGGAGACACCCGGGCCACCAATCAGGTGATGTTAGGTGCATATATTGCAGCTACCGGCGCGGTGGCTCCGGATGTGATCGAGAAAGAGATCGAGAAGCGCTTGAAAAATAAAGGCCTCAGCAAACTGGTGGCCTTGAACCTGGAGGCCTTCAGGAAAGGCATGCAGGCATCAAAGGGAGGAAATTAATGGAGAAACCACTGGAGGGATACAGGGTTCTGGATTGGACCGTCTGGCAGCAAGGCCCCGTGGCTGCCATGATGCTGGGGGATCTTGGCGCCGAGGTGATCAAGATCGAAGAGCGAACCGGGGGCGATCCTGCGCGAGGCATGATGAAGCTGGCAGGCGCGGCCGCCGGAGTAGCCGGGCGCAACTTCTATTTTGAGAACAACAATCGAAACAAGAGAAGCCTGGTTGTGGATCTCCGCAAACCCGAGGGCAAGGAAATCGTCTATAAGTTAGTGAAGAACTCCGATGTCTTCGTGCAGAATTTCCGCCAGGGTGTGGCTGCCCGTCTGGGGTTGGATTACGCCACCCTCAAGAAGCATAATCCCAAGCTGATCTATGCCGCGGCGTCCGGCTGGGGGCCGAATGGTCCCGATGCTGAGAAGCCAGCGTTTGACTACACCGGGCTGGCCCGATCGGGAATGATGTCGGTAGTCGGAGAGCCGGGGATGCAGCCCATGCTTACTCAGGGAGGCATTGGGGACCAGATGGGCGCCACGATTACGGCTTATGCCATCGTCACTGCATTGCTGGTAAGGGAGCGAACAGGGAAAGGACAGCAGGTGGACACATCGCTTCTGGGCAGTTTGGTCTGGCTCCAGGGGTTGAATGTATCCATGCAATGTCTTCTGGGCGGTTCGATGCCCCGTGTCAACCGTGCCAAGGCGGGCAATCCGCTTTACAACCATTATCGATGCCAGGATGACAAATGGCTGGCGCTAGCACAGTTGCAGCCGGATCAGATTTGGCCGTCTGTGTGCCGCGTTCTCGGTTTGAGCCATCTGGAGAAAGACCCCAAGTTTGCCAATATGATGGAGCGGGGAAAGAACAGCGCGGAGTGCATCGCTGAGATGGACAAGGCCTTTGCCTCCAAGCCGAGGGCGGAATGGGTCAAGCTCTTTGCCCAGGACAAGGATATCATTGTCGAGTGTGTTAACACCATTGCCGACGTTCCAACGGATCCTCAGGTGTTGGCAAACAACTATGTCATTCCTTTCACTCATCCGGTGTGGGGCCCGGTAAAGGTTGTCGGCATGCCGATGTCCTTCAGCGAGAGCAAGGTTGGTCCTCAAAGGGAAGCACCGGAATTCGGGCAGCACACTGAGGAGATACTGACGGAGATGTTGGGATATAGCTGGGATGATGTCTCCAAGTTGAAGGACGCCAAAGTCATCTAGGATGTTCGCGCATAGTCAAGAAAAGATTTGAATAAGATCTGAGTCCGTTCCTAGAACGGACGGCGGATTAAGAAAAATTCACTCTGATCAAAGGATAACAAATGAGCACAGCGAGATTGTCTCATCTGGAAGAACTCTATAAGAATCGATCCCGGAGGGCGGAAGAGCTGAGAAAACAGGGCCAAAAAGTGGTCGGCTATTTTTGCTGCCACCCCCCTCTGGAGATCATGACGGCCCTGGATTTGGTGCCGTATCGCATCACCGGGGATGTCAAAGAGCCCATTAGCAAGGCGGACGCTTATCTGGAGACCATTATGTGTCCCTTTGTCCGCAGCTCCTTCGATCTGGCCATCAAGGGGAGATACGACTTTCTGGACGGCTTTGTGGTGCCTCACACCTGCGATACCGTACAACGCATCTACTCCATTTGGAGGGATCACAAAAATCCGGAGTATTCCTACTTCATCAATGTTCCGCATATGTTGCAGCCCACCTCCTACGCGTTCTATAAGGAGGAGTTGGAGTTATTTGTGGAAAGTCTGGAGCGGTATGCCTGCGAAATCCTTTCCCCGAAGCGGCTGGCTCAGGAGATAGCCCTGTACAATGAAAACCGGGCATTGCTGCGCCAGCTTGCCAATCTGAAAAAAGCAGATCCGCCGCTAATCTCTGGCACCGAGATGACCAAGGTAATGACGGTGACCACCGCTCTTCCGCCAAAGGAAGTCAACAAACTGCTCAAAGAAATCATCGCCGAAGTCAAAAAGGGCCACAACGGCCCCAAGAAGCAGCCGGCCCGCTTGTTAGTATACGGCTGCGAGATCAGCGATGCGACCTTTCCAGAACTGGTGGAGAAATCCGGCGCCAATATCGTCATTGATGATCTGGGAATGGGGACAAGGTCGTACTGGGATGATGTCCCGGTTACCAGCGATCCTCTGGAAGGTCTGGCCAAGCGGTATCTGGAGATCAGATGTCCCCGCACCTACCGGGCCAAATCCGGCACCCATCAGCAAGACATGGAAAACCGCTTCGGCCATATAGGCCAGTTCATCAAGGACTTTAACGTCAACGGCGCGGTGCTTTATATCATCCGATACTGCGATACCCACGAGATGGATGTGCCCGACGTCATCGAATATCTGAAGGGGCTGGGATTGCCCGTCCTTCATATCGAGGATGACTATAGCGTGGGCACCATCGGGCAGCTCAGCACCCGGGTGCAGGCATTTCTAGAGACGATTGGTTAGGGGATTATGATGGCCGAAGAACAGACTAAAAAGACAACTTCGATAAAAGCAACCAAGACGGCCAAGAAGGTCCGTGAGTTTGTCAGGACGATGTACATGCGGGCCCATCAGGCCAAGGCAGAGGGTCGACCGGTGGCCTATTGCATGATGGCCTCCGGCTATGATGAAATCCTGCTGGCCATGGATATCACCCCTGTCTGGACGGAGAACTACGCCGGACTATGCGCCGCCAAGCACGAAGCCGAACCGTTCCTGCTGAGGGCGGAAGCGGACGGCTATTCCAACGTGGTCTGCGGCTATGTCCGGACCGGGCTGGGATTTGACGCCATGCGCAAGGAACAGGGCGGCATGCCCAAAGGCGCGCCGGATGGCGGTATGCCGGAACCGGATATGCTGCTGGGTAGCAGCTGCACCTGCGACCCCCGCTACAAGTGGTATCAGTCCATGGGGCATTACACCGATACTCCCACCTACTGTCACGATGTGGTCATTCCCTCGGTGGATGCCAATTACAAGGCGGTGACGCCCCATTACATCAAATATCAGGTCCAGCAGTTCAGGGGACTGATTGCCTGGCTGGAGGAACAGACCGGCAAGAAGATGGACTACGACAAGCTGCGCTATCACGTCGATCTGGCCAATAGGGCCGCCATGATGTGGTGGCAGTCGGATCAACTGCGCAAGGCGATTCCTTCCCCGATGCCGTCTCAGGACCACTTCAATATCTTCACCCCCGGCGTATTCCGTCTGGGGGAACAGGCCACGCTCGATTTTTACACCGAGCTTCGCGATGAGATCCAGGAGCGGGTGGATAACCACATCGGCGTCGTCGAGAACGAGCAGTACCGGTTGATGTGGGGTGGTGGCCTGCCGCCGTGGCATACCATGTGGATGTTCAATTACTTCGAGAGCATGGGGGCGGTGTTTGCCATCGAGAGCGCCTACATGCACTGGGAACCCCGTCACATTCCCGAAGGCATCAGTGATCCGGTGGAACATATCGCCACCCGCAACTACCGGCTGATGACCAATTACTACGAGGAAGCGCAAGCCAACAGCGGCGATCCCGCCGTGGAGAAGCTGCTCAGGCTGGCCAAGGATTACAGCATCGACGGCATGGTGATGCATGGCAGCCGGTCCTGCCGGGCCATGACCATCGGCCAGATGCACTCCAACGCCACCATCCAGAAACAGGTCAACCTGCCTTTCCTGGGACTGGTGAGCGATATTGTTGATCTGAGGGACTATTCAGAGGCTCAATGGCGGATGCAGATCGACTCATTCATGGAGACCGTTCGCAATCGCAAAGCACAAGGACGTTAGGAAACAGCCCGGACTTTTACCAGCGATAAAGGTAAAGTCAGCGCCGGGGTCAAAGAGAAACTCAAGATCGAGTGAAGCTCGATGCAACAGGGACAACAAACACGTTAGGGAGGTCAGACATTGGAGAGCATAAAAGATAGAGTGGCCTTAATCGGGGCCGGGTGCACTAAGTTCGGGGAGCTCTGGGATAAGAGCTATGAAGACATGGTCATCGAAGCCGCCTACGAGGCGCTGGAGGATGCCGGGCTGGAGGTCAAGGATATCGACGGTTGGTGGGCCGCCACCCAGGATACCACCGGGTTCGGCTCGAGCATTTCGATTCCGCTGAAGATCAAGAACAAGCAGGTGTCCCGGGTGGAGAACGCTTGCGGCACCGGGACGGAAGGCGTCAGGATGGCGGCTTACGCGGTGGCCGCGGGCATCTTCGACACAGCCATGGTGGTGGGATTCGAAAAACTGAAGGATTCCGGATGGTCCGGTCTGGGGGGTGTAGGGAAGGTAATTCCCGGGGGCGCCCTGCCTCTGAGTGTTCCGGGGATGTATGCCATGGCCGGGATCCGGTATTTTTACCAGTACGGGTTAAAGCCCCAGGAGGGGAAGGAGATGTTGGGCAAGATCGCCGTCAAGAGCCATTACAATGGCTCTTTGCATCCCAAGGCGCACTTCCAGCGAGCCATAACGCTCGAACAGGCGATCAATGCCCCCATCCTGGCCTGGCCTTTGGGTCTATTCGATTGCTGCGCTGTAAGTGACGGAGCAGCGGCGGTGATCATCACCAGGCATGATCTGGCCAAGAAATACAGACCCGATCCGGTTTACATCAAGTCCATCAAATGCATCGTAGACGCTTCGGACGGCTATATCCGCGATGACTACGATTACGCCCACTTTGAGACCGATCGCGTCTTCTCCAAGGCGATGTACGAGGAGGCAGGGATAAAGGACCCTCGCAAGGAATTGACCGCCGTCAGCCTTCACGATTGTTTCACCATCGCTGAGGCGATTTCGCTGGAGGACTTCGGCATCAGCCCCGCAGGGAAGGTCAAAGAAGACATCGATGCGGGTTTCTTTAACCTGCATGCGGGCGGAGTTGCCGTCAATACCGATGGCGGGCTGAAATGTTTCGGCCACCCTGTCGGGGCAACCGGCCTGAGGCAAATGTACGAAGCCTACAAGCAGCTCCAGGGGAAGGCTCAAAAGCCCGAGAGACAGCTCAAGGATCCCAAATTCATGATGATCCACGCCCGTGGCGGATGGCCGGGGCAGACGTTGCCCATCGGCGCCATCCTTGGAAACTGAGCGCAGGCGTTTTCAGAGGTCGCCTTAGATTACCGGATAGCTGCAAAGTACAGGCAGAAAAACTACGCAATTCACAAAAGGAGACAAAATGGCGGGAATAATTTCTTATGGTGCTTACATTCCATGGCGCCGGCTCGACAGAGCCCAAATCGGCAAGGCGTGGGTCACGCCTGTGATGCCGGGAGAAAAAGCGGTGGCCAATTACGATGAGGACAGCCTGACGATGGCGGTGGCCGCCTGTCTCGACTGTCTGGGCGATATGGACCGCCAGAAGATTGACGGCCTCTTTTTCGCCACCACCACCACACCGTTTAAGGAAAAGCAGGCGGCAGCGATCATCGCCCGAGCCGTCGATCTGCGCCCTGATGCACTCACTGCGGACTATATCAGTTCCTTGAGGGGGGGCACCTTGGCGCTAAAGTCAGCAATGGATGCAGTGGGTAACGGTTCGGCCAAGCAGATACTGGTGGTTGCTGCCGACTGCCGTCTCGGGGCAGCCCAGGGACCGAGGGAGGTTGCTCTGGGAGACGGGGCAGCAGCCGTGTTGGTGGGTGTTGAGGATGGTGTTGCCAAGATCAAAGGATTCCACTCGATCTTCAGCGATACCATGGATGTGTGGCGGACCGATGAGGATCGGTTCGTCCGCTCGTGGGAGGATCGCTTCGTCATCGACAAGGCATATATGCTGACGATGGGGAAGGCAGTGGCGGCGGTTATGAAAGACTGTGGCCTCATGCCAAAGGACATCGCTAAGGCAGTAATCTACAGCCCTGATCCTCGTACTCATCAGACCATGGCCAAAACCCTCGGTTTTGATCCGAAAACCCAGTTGCAGGATTCCCTCTTCGGCGTGATTGGGAATACCGGCACGGCGCTAACCCTGATGATGCTGGCAGCCGCACTGGAAACTGCCGGAGCCGGACAGAAGATGCTGGTAGCCAGTTATGGTGATGGCAGCGACGCTTTCATCCTGGAGGCTACCGGAAAGAAAGGCCACGGTAAAAAGGGTATCAAGGGTTATCTGCCAATAAAGAAGATGCTGAACAATTACGAGTCCTATGCCCGCATTGAACAACTTCTCGATGTCGAGCCCTCGGCCCGACCTCCCGTGTTGTTGCCTTCCGCGGTGGTAGGCTGGAGAGAGAGCAAGAAGAACCTGGCCCTGTATGGCGCAAAATGCAATAGTTGTGGAAAACCGCAGTATCCCGCACAGCGGGTGTGTGCCTACTGTCAGTCCAAGGATAACCTGACCCCCTATCGTTTTTCGGACAAGAATGCCAAACTGTTCACCTTCGCCTTCGATAACCTGGGCATGTCGAAGACAGATGTCCCGCCGGTGGGAGGTGGAGTGATCAACTTCGAAGGGGGCGGACGGATGCTCGGTCAGTTGACGGACCTGGATTTTGAGCAGGCGCGCGTTGAAATGCCGATGGAGATGACCTTCCGTAAGCATTATGAGGCTGAAGGCATGCCGGTTTACATGTGGAAGGCTAAGCCAGCCGTATAATTTGTGTCAGGAGGGGGTTGATGGTGAGAGAAAACAAGCCCATTAAGGTGCTGATGGCCAAAACGGCCCTGGATTCACATTCGAGAGGGCCAATAGTGGTGAGCCAGGCTTTGCGAGATGCCGGGATGGAGGTCGTCTTCGCGGGGGCTCTCAGGGCTGAAGAGGTAGTGCAGACCGCCATTCAAGAAGATGTGGACGTCATCGGCCTCAATGTATGCGGACGCTATAAGCAGATCAAGGACATGATTGCTCTCCTCAAAGAGAAACACGTCGAGGACAAGCTCATCATTGTCGGAGGCACTATTCCCGCAGAGGACATACCTGTACTGAAGGAAATGGGTGTGAACGAGGTGTTTCCGCCGGGATCGAAGATGGAAAGAATCGTGCAGTATGTTCAGTCACATGCCGGCAAGAAATGAGCACTTGACATCGGAAGACCAGTTAGCAAGGAAGGACAACATGAGTAAACAGAAAGAAGAGAAGCAATTCGTTATCGCCTCTGGAATCCCGGTCAAGGCGATTTACACATCAGAAGATGTGGCAGGGATCGATCCCTCCCGCGAACTTGGGGCGCCTGGAGAGGCACCGTTCACCCGGGGGGGATATCCCGGCATGTATCGTACTCAGCCTTGGCGCATCCGGCAAATCACCGGGCACGGCACGGTGGAGGATCAGCACGAGCGCGTCAAGTATGCCCTTAGTTTGGGGCAGACGGCAATTACCGTCATTGCCGATCAATCCACGGCATCTCTCCTGGATGTTGATCATCCCAGTGTTCTGTCCCGGATTGATGATGTGGGACTCTGGGGAGCGCCCATGTCCTCGCTCAGGGATTACGAGGTTTTGCTGGAAGGCATCCCTCAGGATAAGATTTATGCAGCAGTGATGGGAACCCCTCACTTTATGCCGTTCTGCAACGGGGGCTATTTTGCCCTGGCCGAAAATAGGGGTATCCCTTTGAATAAGTTGTCCGGAACCTGCAATGAGGATATGTGCACTGCTTATCTGGCGTGTCCCTATCCCGATATGCCGCCACCCCAGCACGGTCTGAGGCTGGCGGCCGATCTCATCGAATTCTGCACCGAGAATATCCCGCACTGGACTACCGCCTCCTTCTCCGGATATAACATCCGGGAGACCGGCATCACGGCCTATCAGGAGATTGCCATCGTTCTGGCCAATGCCATTACGTTCATCGATGAAGTGCTCAGTCGAGGAAAATTCAAGATCGACGATTTTGCTCCCGGTTTGGGGGCATCCCATCTTTCCTGCGACAGGGACTTTTTCGAGGAGATCGCCAAGTTCAGGGCCGTCCGGCGCATGTGGTACCGGTTGCTGACGGAGCGCTACCAGGCACAGAAAACGGATTCGTTGAAATTCAAGATTCATGTCCAGACTTCCGGGGCCGCGCTGACTTATCAGCAGCCGATGAACAATGCCGTTCGCGTAGCATATCATGTCCTGGCTGCGGCACTGGGCGGTGTGCAGTCCATGCACGCCGATGGTTTTGACGAGGCCATCAGCGCACCTTCGGAACTTTCCGCGCTTCTGGCCATCCGAACCCAGCAGATCGCCCAGGTGGAGACGAACATCACCAATGTGGCGGATCCGTTGGGCGGCTCTTACTATATCGAAAGCCTGACCAATGCGGTCGAGGAACAAGCCTGGGACTATCTCAAGAAGATCGAGCAACAGGGGGGCTTCGTGGAGGCCCTGAATTCCGGCTGGTTGCCCCGGGAGCTTGCCAAGGGGATGCTGGATCAGGAAAAACTGGCCCAGTCCGGCGAGAAGAAGATCGTAGGGGTCAACTGCTTTGAGATGGAGGAAGAGCCCTTCAAAGTCCCTGCCTTCAAAACCAATCCTTCCGCAGGTGAGGAGCAGCTTGCCAAGCTCAAACAAATTCGGAAGGAAAGGGATAGCCGGAAGGTGAAGACGGCGCTGGATGATTTGAGGAAGGCGGCTGAAGACGGAAGCAACATCATGCGCCCCTCGATGACTGCCCTCAAGGCCTATGCCACTGCCGGAGAAATGGGACAGGTGTGGCGCGAGGTCTTCGGTACCTGGAACAAACCCATGTGGGTTTAGGACTGTGAGGATGTCGAAAGAGCCTTCGTAGAGCCCAAAGCTGCTGAGTCACAGTGGGTCGGATTATCGTGGCGCTCACGATTAGGGTAATTCCCAGTGCCGGAGGCCAAGAAAAGTATCGATATGAAAGGAGAACGCGGTATGTTGCCATTAGAAGGAATAAGAATTCTGGATATGTCTCGTCTGCCTCCGTGCTCTCAGGCCACCATGTATCTGGCCGATATGGGGGCAGAAGTAATAAAGATAGAAGCTACCGCCGCTGCAGGAGAGCGCGCAGTGGGTTATGCCTCAGAACCTTCTCCCCCTATGACCAAAGCAGGGATGAGAATTTCAGCATACAACGCGCTTAACCGAAACAAGAAGAGTCTGGGCCTCAACCTGAAATCGGATGATGGGCGACAGATTTTCCACAAACTGGCCGAGACAGCGGATGTCGTTTTCGAGGGATTCAGGCCCGGGGTTACCAAACGTTTGGGTGTGGACTACGAAACGATAAGGAAGATCAACCCGAAGATTATTTACTGTTCGCTGACGGGATACGGGCAGACCGGTCCATATGCTTCCCTGCCCGGCCACGATATCAACTATATCGCCCTCGGCGGCGCACTTGGCCTGATCGGGTCCGAGAAGAGCGATCCCGTCATTCCTTTGGGATTCGTAGGGGACGCAGCGGGAGGAACTCTGCATGCCGTGATAGCCATACTGGGTGCCTTAGCGGCCCGAGAAAAGTCCGGTGTGGGGCAGTATATAGATGTGGCCTTGACGGATGGAGTGGTCTCTCTATTGGGTATGCTGTCGGTCTGGTATTTCCAGAATGGTGACATTCCGAAACGTGGACATATCGCTGCCAGCGGAGATTTCCCTGAGTATGGGGTGTACCAAACCAAAGATGGGGGATACGTTGCTCTCGGTGCTATGGAGCCCTACTTCTGGGAAAACGTCTGCAAAGAGGTGGGCAGAGAGGATTTGATTCCTGCTCCAAAGGAACTGGGCAAAGAGTCCGAAGAGATACGCGAAACAATGAGGAAGATTTTCCTCACCAAGACCAGGGACGAATGGTTTGATCTCCTGGCTCCCAAAAACATACCGATAACCAAGGTAAACAACGTTGCCGAGGTGTTCAGTGACCTCCACATCAGGGCAAGGAAAATGGTGATGGAGTT
The genomic region above belongs to Dehalococcoidia bacterium and contains:
- a CDS encoding cobalamin-dependent protein (Presence of a B(12) (cobalamin)-binding domain implies dependence on cobalamin itself, in one of its several forms, or in some unusual lineages, dependence on a cobalamin-like analog.), which encodes MVRENKPIKVLMAKTALDSHSRGPIVVSQALRDAGMEVVFAGALRAEEVVQTAIQEDVDVIGLNVCGRYKQIKDMIALLKEKHVEDKLIIVGGTIPAEDIPVLKEMGVNEVFPPGSKMERIVQYVQSHAGKK
- a CDS encoding 2-oxoacid:acceptor oxidoreductase family protein; translated protein: MSGKIMAKNGSKRKDVVMAGLGGSGVLLVGETLLHAAEPLYEYVTYFPSYGTAMRGGAVECSVVLSNERIGSPMLPLADVVVIFDAARLKEFEGRVRPGGQLLLENTNVTEEPTRTDIKILRIPAREISAGLGDTRATNQVMLGAYIAATGAVAPDVIEKEIEKRLKNKGLSKLVALNLEAFRKGMQASKGGN
- a CDS encoding thiamine pyrophosphate-dependent enzyme, with the translated sequence MNREVNAVNKEIVSAPPKMRLIIPGGLGPNICPGCGHFLVTKIICEVIEEMGIGDRTMHALGAGCASIASLYIKNDWAGCSHGSAPAVATGIKRVHPNAVVYTVQGDGDAVAIGAGALINAAARGEKITVLMLNNTQYGTTGGQMGPTTLDGQVTTTSPLGRNPSIEGHPLRAAEMIATIRSAAYSARGAVNSPKNFQLTKKYLKTAFQSQIDNKGFSFLEIITQCPTNWHMKPPQSAKYVEEKVIPEFPLGEFKNTSSSN
- a CDS encoding acetyl-CoA acetyltransferase, which codes for MESIKDRVALIGAGCTKFGELWDKSYEDMVIEAAYEALEDAGLEVKDIDGWWAATQDTTGFGSSISIPLKIKNKQVSRVENACGTGTEGVRMAAYAVAAGIFDTAMVVGFEKLKDSGWSGLGGVGKVIPGGALPLSVPGMYAMAGIRYFYQYGLKPQEGKEMLGKIAVKSHYNGSLHPKAHFQRAITLEQAINAPILAWPLGLFDCCAVSDGAAAVIITRHDLAKKYRPDPVYIKSIKCIVDASDGYIRDDYDYAHFETDRVFSKAMYEEAGIKDPRKELTAVSLHDCFTIAEAISLEDFGISPAGKVKEDIDAGFFNLHAGGVAVNTDGGLKCFGHPVGATGLRQMYEAYKQLQGKAQKPERQLKDPKFMMIHARGGWPGQTLPIGAILGN
- a CDS encoding zinc ribbon domain-containing protein — its product is MAGIISYGAYIPWRRLDRAQIGKAWVTPVMPGEKAVANYDEDSLTMAVAACLDCLGDMDRQKIDGLFFATTTTPFKEKQAAAIIARAVDLRPDALTADYISSLRGGTLALKSAMDAVGNGSAKQILVVAADCRLGAAQGPREVALGDGAAAVLVGVEDGVAKIKGFHSIFSDTMDVWRTDEDRFVRSWEDRFVIDKAYMLTMGKAVAAVMKDCGLMPKDIAKAVIYSPDPRTHQTMAKTLGFDPKTQLQDSLFGVIGNTGTALTLMMLAAALETAGAGQKMLVASYGDGSDAFILEATGKKGHGKKGIKGYLPIKKMLNNYESYARIEQLLDVEPSARPPVLLPSAVVGWRESKKNLALYGAKCNSCGKPQYPAQRVCAYCQSKDNLTPYRFSDKNAKLFTFAFDNLGMSKTDVPPVGGGVINFEGGGRMLGQLTDLDFEQARVEMPMEMTFRKHYEAEGMPVYMWKAKPAV
- a CDS encoding methylmalonyl-CoA mutase family protein produces the protein MSKQKEEKQFVIASGIPVKAIYTSEDVAGIDPSRELGAPGEAPFTRGGYPGMYRTQPWRIRQITGHGTVEDQHERVKYALSLGQTAITVIADQSTASLLDVDHPSVLSRIDDVGLWGAPMSSLRDYEVLLEGIPQDKIYAAVMGTPHFMPFCNGGYFALAENRGIPLNKLSGTCNEDMCTAYLACPYPDMPPPQHGLRLAADLIEFCTENIPHWTTASFSGYNIRETGITAYQEIAIVLANAITFIDEVLSRGKFKIDDFAPGLGASHLSCDRDFFEEIAKFRAVRRMWYRLLTERYQAQKTDSLKFKIHVQTSGAALTYQQPMNNAVRVAYHVLAAALGGVQSMHADGFDEAISAPSELSALLAIRTQQIAQVETNITNVADPLGGSYYIESLTNAVEEQAWDYLKKIEQQGGFVEALNSGWLPRELAKGMLDQEKLAQSGEKKIVGVNCFEMEEEPFKVPAFKTNPSAGEEQLAKLKQIRKERDSRKVKTALDDLRKAAEDGSNIMRPSMTALKAYATAGEMGQVWREVFGTWNKPMWV
- a CDS encoding 2-hydroxyacyl-CoA dehydratase family protein — translated: MSTARLSHLEELYKNRSRRAEELRKQGQKVVGYFCCHPPLEIMTALDLVPYRITGDVKEPISKADAYLETIMCPFVRSSFDLAIKGRYDFLDGFVVPHTCDTVQRIYSIWRDHKNPEYSYFINVPHMLQPTSYAFYKEELELFVESLERYACEILSPKRLAQEIALYNENRALLRQLANLKKADPPLISGTEMTKVMTVTTALPPKEVNKLLKEIIAEVKKGHNGPKKQPARLLVYGCEISDATFPELVEKSGANIVIDDLGMGTRSYWDDVPVTSDPLEGLAKRYLEIRCPRTYRAKSGTHQQDMENRFGHIGQFIKDFNVNGAVLYIIRYCDTHEMDVPDVIEYLKGLGLPVLHIEDDYSVGTIGQLSTRVQAFLETIG
- a CDS encoding CoA transferase produces the protein MEKPLEGYRVLDWTVWQQGPVAAMMLGDLGAEVIKIEERTGGDPARGMMKLAGAAAGVAGRNFYFENNNRNKRSLVVDLRKPEGKEIVYKLVKNSDVFVQNFRQGVAARLGLDYATLKKHNPKLIYAAASGWGPNGPDAEKPAFDYTGLARSGMMSVVGEPGMQPMLTQGGIGDQMGATITAYAIVTALLVRERTGKGQQVDTSLLGSLVWLQGLNVSMQCLLGGSMPRVNRAKAGNPLYNHYRCQDDKWLALAQLQPDQIWPSVCRVLGLSHLEKDPKFANMMERGKNSAECIAEMDKAFASKPRAEWVKLFAQDKDIIVECVNTIADVPTDPQVLANNYVIPFTHPVWGPVKVVGMPMSFSESKVGPQREAPEFGQHTEEILTEMLGYSWDDVSKLKDAKVI
- a CDS encoding 2-hydroxyacyl-CoA dehydratase family protein — its product is MMAEEQTKKTTSIKATKTAKKVREFVRTMYMRAHQAKAEGRPVAYCMMASGYDEILLAMDITPVWTENYAGLCAAKHEAEPFLLRAEADGYSNVVCGYVRTGLGFDAMRKEQGGMPKGAPDGGMPEPDMLLGSSCTCDPRYKWYQSMGHYTDTPTYCHDVVIPSVDANYKAVTPHYIKYQVQQFRGLIAWLEEQTGKKMDYDKLRYHVDLANRAAMMWWQSDQLRKAIPSPMPSQDHFNIFTPGVFRLGEQATLDFYTELRDEIQERVDNHIGVVENEQYRLMWGGGLPPWHTMWMFNYFESMGAVFAIESAYMHWEPRHIPEGISDPVEHIATRNYRLMTNYYEEAQANSGDPAVEKLLRLAKDYSIDGMVMHGSRSCRAMTIGQMHSNATIQKQVNLPFLGLVSDIVDLRDYSEAQWRMQIDSFMETVRNRKAQGR
- a CDS encoding CoA transferase; translated protein: MLPLEGIRILDMSRLPPCSQATMYLADMGAEVIKIEATAAAGERAVGYASEPSPPMTKAGMRISAYNALNRNKKSLGLNLKSDDGRQIFHKLAETADVVFEGFRPGVTKRLGVDYETIRKINPKIIYCSLTGYGQTGPYASLPGHDINYIALGGALGLIGSEKSDPVIPLGFVGDAAGGTLHAVIAILGALAAREKSGVGQYIDVALTDGVVSLLGMLSVWYFQNGDIPKRGHIAASGDFPEYGVYQTKDGGYVALGAMEPYFWENVCKEVGREDLIPAPKELGKESEEIRETMRKIFLTKTRDEWFDLLAPKNIPITKVNNVAEVFSDLHIRARKMVMELDHPAFGKVKQAGFPIKYSETPLQVRHFAPFFSQNEDELLEEVGYFDDERERLRQEGVIGQPSQRVGIKAHA